The genomic segment ttttatgaatacaggatttcccccagaaaacttacTAAGTCTGGTGGTTGAGCGCTAGAGCAGTcagccatgtttttgagttaaaaaatgttcaaagttgacagaaaatttgaaaatattacttgattGTTATGCATTTTTGGAAGATTGGAAGACAAATACCTAAACAtcaacaataaaatctttaaaagaaaggcaataattaatatatatatataaaaaactaagataaattaacattgtttagcctggtggcccaccaggcttataataaaTTGATTGAAACCCTGGAATaatatgaatgtttattttccaataatTTGGGTAAAAAGGGAgacaagaaaatagaaaaaacagaCCAGTTTTATTCTGCTGCTAGGAAAGCCTGGAAGAgattgaacatttaaaacagtttaagtCTAAGACTCCCACAGCAATTTAATGAAAAGTGTTTCACTGCCTAAAATGTAGGGTTTCGTCTCAGGCGTTTCATGTTGcaatgtaaacaaaaagcatttgatTATGTCCAATTGAGAAAATGtagtttcactgcaaaaaagcaaatttcacttcaaaatacattgaattcaaatatttCTCAGATGTTCAAAAtcctataattttttttatttttttttagaaaatatagaatgcatatttttcttcttcatcagtCATATTGCGTATTGCTCCTTCAAAGACCGTCCTCTTCTTCTTGGTGAACTAACAACCTCTTGAATCTTTTTTTACAGAACAATCCAGAATACCTGGACATGGGCAAACACCTGCAGCAGCTCTTTGACAGAGAATTCAAGAAAGCCTTCAACATCCGGGATTAGACCACAGACTCACAGATCACCGCTTACAGACGCTGGCTATacacaaataacatttaaatgttgcgTTGACAGTAATTTCATTACTCTTTATCTAACCAggatcaacatttttttaaatattctgtttaactaatgaaagaaaatgttataatATTACTGAACGTCTGGCACACTCTTTGAAAAACATGCTTTGATATGATCTGAAGTAGAGCAGAGCAGATTCTCAATATGATGTTCTGTGGTTATCTTCATCATGAGAGTCTTAGAAAAGTCTCGTCCTGCACGGTCCGGCCGGAGTTTTGAAATCGGTTGTCATTTTCAGGTTAAAAAAATGGTGTCATTTTTGCTGTCAGCCTCATGTCACATGCTCCCTTGCCATGTGAAACTATTGTGTGGATTGGTCAGGACTGCGTTGAGCTAAAACACAGGACTCAACCGTCTGCTCTGAAACGTTGCTGTGCCAGTTGAGGGAACTTTGAGACTCACTTTTGCAAGCGGTTGGCCCacagacttttaaaacaaaaacgcaTGTAAAAGTCTTTATCTTAAAGCGCACAGAAAGGCTTCCCAAGGAAACGAGCGCCAAAAGTAGCTCCTCAGGTAACACTTTAATATAGGAAACAACAACAAGGCAACCAAGAAGGTGGGTTCACAGCCCGGCCTGGTTGCATGTTCATCTCCAgatagtccaaaaacatgactgttaggtcaGTTGGTCTCTTTATTgtccttaggtgtgtgtgtgtgtgtgtgtgtgtgtgtttctgtgatggactggtgaccccGTCCAGAGCGTACCCCGCCTCTCATCCACTGACCACAAGAGATAGGCACCAACCCTAATCACTGACCTCCCCGTCCCTaatatttcacaattatttaTCACTATAATCTATCTAAACTCTTGTTCACCAGAAGAAAAGAGATACACAAGGGAAACTCAAATATTTGACACTGCAGGGGAATTAAATGGCGGCGTAACCTGAGATGTTTACAACTAGAAATAACCAAAGGTCCAAgctaataaattttttaaatacaagattttaaagtgttaaatCGTAGTTAGATTATGACagtttttagtatttatttacaaatatatatggCCTTAACTTATGAAATTTGAGAGGCATGCAATGGAGGATGCATATTAATGTAGGGGGATGAAGTGCTGAAGGTATCCGAAGCCTTTCTCTGTTGCAACGGTTCACGACATTATGATCGCACAATGCGCCGCAAATCCACCCTGAGTGAAAACTAAACCTGGATTTAGCTCTCAGAGTAAAACTGAGTTTTCAGTTTGGACATTTTAACATGGCAAAGGTCTCACTAAAACTGCTTTAATCCATAGAGGAATACCAGTACTAATGTCTGACCTAACGGTGGCCTGTTGAGGCCAAGTTTGTATTTGCAGCCacttttgaagttttattatgtTGCTGTTCCTCTTTGTTAAAATCCAAATTCTGGTTAAGCACATCAGTTGATAAAAGTATTACTCAGATAAGGATTTGATGGTTAGGATGTCAACCTTCAGTCTTTTATGTAAAGAGGAATGCATTACCACAAAGCGAGAGGTATGTATTATTCATCTTAGTTGCCCTCAAAAGCTGATGTAATTGTGCGTAAAGCCTGAAATGGCTCCGATGGACAGAAAACAGTTGTTGAATGTTTATCTCTTTgagaaactctttttttcttctaaatcaaTCTCCGAAATCTTCACTTTCAATGCGTTTGTGagtaaactgcaaacaaaaatgaccaAGTGTTCAATACAATTAAGACcttaaggtttgtttttttttatgcaagaCCAATGCAATTTGCAATTACagtttctttttgatgtttttgtatgttttatgcttaaatgaatttgttttttatggcttgttttttattacaatgTGGTACAATGTTTAAAACTGCCAAAAGGTTTTAACGTCTGCACTGACTGTGGATGTCTTTTGAATGTTTCTGTAATAAATTAACCTAGGGTGTTTCCTAAACTTGTGCATAACATCCTAAATTtcttgaaaagttgaaaaaaaaatattgttggaTGAACCGCGGGGGTTCCAGCACTGCTGCCCGCTCCATGTGTGATTTAGAGACGACCGTATGCCTATGGCAAGAGATTGACATTtgccatttggccacgcccagatggttcagccagcattgacagagtTCATTATCATATCATTTTATGTCAGTTGGCACAAGATTAAATCCATACAAATAATGGAGTAAAAGTAAGacatacagcagaaaaaaacaggtGACTTCCTGTCGGGAGTGGGCGGGGCTAAGGTGATGTCATCAGTTGAACATGACAATGTGATCGGGACTGGTCTGTAGAGAGACATAGGAAGTCTGATGCAGCTGTGACCTTCCATTTGGAAGTGACTGAAACTtgatgtttcatggcgaatagtcaaagtctGACACATAGCCACACCCACATGCTTTGATGTACGAGAaatcctttgataacttttgatcTTCAATGCCTCAAAACTGTGAGGagtgattttgaagtctgtatctgaaaaactgtaggagttCGATCAGATACGACaactataaaaaaagagaaaatgatggcttcaatccaacatggctgacttcctgttgggtttagaacatggctccaagagactctTTTTGTACGTCCTAACAAGATGCACATGTGTACCAAGTTTCGTAATTCTatgttaaagcatggcttggggctgatcatttaaaatattctagggggcgctatagagaaattaggccatgCCCACCAAAGGTTgttatggattcctgtcggcAGGTgtataaggatccatcctagtgagtttggagaagctcggcccaaaactgaaattcagagccaaacgtatgacagcggcgttagtggtcacttcgccacgcccacctgctccatcgaagccggtcggggctggaatccacaACACACCAACATGTCTCATGTTTCTgtacacagtttcatgttgattaggtcaaagatagcgaccgttcacagtaaaacatgacacttcctgttctcaagGGGCGTGGCTTaaatgatgtcatcatttgaccattGGATATTGTGGTCAAATGATGTTGACCACAACATCATGACCcgatgatgatcaatcactgaaagtttggtgcCTCTGAAATTTTGTGTAGGAGATACAACAATTTCGTGTTTCATGGCGAGTAGGCGAACTTTGACCCCAGGCAACCCTCCTTCAGCATGCACAAAGtttgaccgagtttgaagccgatcaatggAAATtactaggaggagttcgatcaaatacgaaggctgtaaacggccaaaatggggtcaaaatgggaccttcaatccaaaatggccaacttcctgtgatacttgcactatgacattaattgtaaattctgagtgTCTTGgtgagctctacaactgtaccaaaatCCATGTCTCTACAATGAAGTAAGGTCATAGCAGAAGGTATTTTGAAAGTTCCTAGGTGGTGCCGTTGAGCCATTTCttttgcgatttttgcaacgaccttaaaatatgtaaattttacaCAGGCTGTATGtgtccgccaagtttggtgagattttgtaaatgataaagcccccaaaaagccaattcatttgcaaaacaaatacgAAACAGTACGattacaataggccttcgcagcgcttagCTGCTCGGCcctaattatatttttaattcaagaaaTGTGAGCTTGTACACTTAATGCTTAGTTTGCATGAATTATTGTCAGTTTTGCATCTCCATTAGGCAATCAACCAGTAGCTTTGCTACGGACTTAATTGATTTTCTggccctttttttcccccttccgcTCAATTTTCCTGTGATCAGCTTCACTTGTGACATTTTTGGATTCACCCTTCTTGTGCAGGGAGGATTGTATGGGCCAAGTCAAGAGGCTCCTAAATTATTACGAACTCGCCTTtcatgaattaaaaatgatcatgGTGGCTAATATCAATTAGCCTATATTtgaagtgtgtttttattagctgtcaGTAATAATCttcaaaataaccaaatatcAATGCTTGacatatattaatattaagaaaaataagttaaaataaattctgaaacaatttattgttaaaatgtgttcagtttttgaacacattttagaTCAGACCTACTCTGGGTACGCATATTTTTCCTGTAGGTTTGAATTGATGCATTTGACCTTATTTTTGAAGCTGCGGCGTTCGCTAACCACGTGCCGTGCCATCAGCTGACGTCACTATCACACTTCCCCGGCAGCAAATCCGTGCGGCGAGCTGCGCAGCCGCCCTGCGCATCCGCCAGCTGAGCTGAGGTGGACGGCGCAGCCATTTCTCTGCTCGTcgctggaaaacaaaatccgCGCGGGGGGAGAGTCGCCCTGGCGCGCACGCGGCCGAGCGGAACGTTCCTCGAGCCGAACGCGGCGGCGTGACTTCCGGCCGGAGCGTGCATCGCCGATCAACAACCGCGATCTCCAAACTTTCTCTCCCGTTGAACGCCTGCGCAGACAAAAACGAGCGCATacgttagtttttttttttctttttcttgtttttttccccttcttgtttttcgtcttcttcatcttctccaTGCCGCAGCAGCTATGGACGCGAACCTGCATGGAGGCGGCGCAGCGATGCATGTGAAAACCGAAGCCGGGGATGAAAGCTCATCTGCGCTGGGTTTGGGCAGCCGGGAGTCGCCTGCGCCCTGCGGAGATGCCGCATGCAGAGCGggagcaggagcaggaggaggggcGCAGCAGACTGCGGAGGAACTGACTGACTCGGAGCTGCAGGCCAACACCTCGGCTCCCTCCGTTCTGCTGTGTGAGCACAGATGAGTCCATTCATGGGGCCATAGATCTGTCTGTTGACACTGAACCTCAGTTATTGTTTAAAAGCTATAAGAGGTTTAATCTCCGTGTTAATATACCACATAATAATCATATTCATACATGCACCATTTCAAGTCTTGTCTTGTAATTTGTTTGATCTCAGATCCCGTGAGCACAGATCGGTTCTTTACATCATCGTCCGATGGGAAAACATACCTGAAGATTGCCCCAGGTAAGAGAAGAAACCACATTGATGTGTAAAATCCAGTGATATGCTGCATATTTCTAGATGGTAAATCCACGAAATACACAAATGCGATTAAACCATTAAATTAGTATCGTTTACAAAACCCTTCataccgttttttttttttttcacattttaaaccaGAAATTATTTGAATACGTTTTGTTGCGATTTGGTGTGATCGGCCAAAACAAAGTGAAGTGAAGGAAAACGATACATGACTTCCACAGCTCTGTTTTCACCATTCCCTTTGTGGAGCatggtggtgacagcatcatgctgtgcaACGCTGGTCAGACTTGATGGAAGATGAGTGGAGCTAGAATAGGTCGATCCTGGAAGATCAGGCTACAAAACCCTTGAGGTTGTGAAAAGGGTTAGTGTTCCTAATGtgcagcagcattaaaaatACAGCCAGACCAAAGTGTTGAAAATGGCCTAGGCAAAGTTTGTACCTGAACTCAattgaaaatctaaatttcCAGTAGACACTCTCCATCTCATTTGACTCAAagtattttgctgaaaacaatGTGGAATAATTTGACTCTAGATGTGCAAATTCGCTCCGcagtaattatattttcaattgCAAATGATTTTTATCCACTCTTCCTTCTTTTGCACGTTGTGTTGGTGAATGACATAAATTCCACCAAGATATTTCTATCTGTCACCGGGTTTCCTCCAGAATACTCTAGTGCCCAACCACCGccgccatgtttttgagtttaaaaatgttcaaagttgacagaaaatttgaaaatattacttgataGTTACGCATTTTTGGAAGATTGGAAGACGAATACCTAAACACcatctataaaatgtttaaaaaatacaattattttaaaaaaactaaaataaatgaacattgtttagcctggtgggggagcaagtaaagcctggtggcccaccaggcttataataatTTGATGGAAACCCTGTGTCATCATTTTTGGGCACATATTCTTAAGTATGTCACGGCAGCACCGGCTATGATTTATGTGCTCCTTTTAAAGTTATGTGACGATAAGCACGGTGAGAAAGCCCCTGATCAAAGCCGCCTTTGTCCCGTCTCAGCTGCAGTGCTGCCACCTGCTCCCTCAGACAAGACGCTCTCCTCCGGCTCCGATTTCTCCTCCAAAGCTGTCCTGTGCCTGATAGAGGCCGTCGGCCGCCGGTGGGGTCTCTATGAGACGCGGGAGCGCTCCCAGCTCTTCCAGAGCGTCCAGGAAGAGATGGCCTCAAAGGGCCACATCCTTCCCGTGGAAAAAATCCGCCGCAAGTGGAACAACCTCATTGTCACGTACAAGAGGGTCAAGGACCGCAGCCGGGAGACGGGACATGCCAAAACATCCTGGGAATTCTTTGACGTAAGTCAGGAGGAGGAGCGTGGAGACAAACCCCTCTGCTGGGCATTTTAAGACTAATCCAAACCTTCCTAaagcagcaaaatataggaATGGCATTTTGTAATGAGTTTGGATAAAAGAATGTTTGGACACCGACTGTCCTGTTGCTCTTTTGCTTTatctttttgcagtgttgtaGAATGAAGGCACATGAAGGCACTGCTATTATCTGGTCTAACAGGTTTTCCTTTAAGATGAATGGAGGCGACACAAAATCTGAATCCCCAAAAAGAAGCTGTAGAAATAAAAGTCAGGGCTAAATGTCGTGTTAGCATAATGTTAAAACATCCTGCTAACACAGGATGTGTTAAAGCTATAAAGTTATAAGTCAACTTTAGCGTGACTTATAACTGGACTGATTCCAGGATCACTGTCTAAATGTTCTactcatccatctatccatcatACTTCCATACACTCATCCATTCATCTGCTTCTGTCTATCACCCATCTATCTTATAAATTATCTTTCATTCATCCaccaaattattaatttttccCCCATTTTCCATCCACCTGTCCAGCCACCCATCGTCAGTTCTTCACTCTTTACCAGTGTGTACtttttgcatgttcttcctttAGAGACAGATCCCTGGAgaagcattttcttttataaagtAACTCAACCTTTGTGGATGGACAACTCTGACAATTGTGAGTGAGGAAAAGTGTGAAATTTGAACAAGAAAGTGTGCAGGAATTCTTGTGCTTGGTACAATAGAAGAGTTTCTTAACTTTGTATGAGCTCATAATATTAAAGGATGATCTCTTTTCTTCTATACAGCGGTACATAATCCAGGAGATAAAGCCTCTGTGTCTATATATACCTTGTATTGTCTATAAAAGTCCTTCAAAATTTCCAGAGACAAAATTCAAGGCAGTATCTTCCTGCTTTACAGCGATCTGAGGGGTATTAATTGGGTTAATTTTACAAGGTATAACTAGCTGCTCATCTTGGtatcatgaataaaaatagtttgtggttttccttttctctctgtagCTCATGGATGCCACGCTCTGTGATACTATTGGCTCGCAGATCGTTAGCAACAAAAGGAACAAAGGTAGCAGTACAGCTTCTTCACTGGCCATTCCTTCAACAAAGATCCCTGCAAAACCAGCACAGCTTCCGCAGCCCACCACCATCATCCGTCCCAATGGGGACTTTGCTGGGACCGGGGGTTTGGATACGGCCAGTCTGGGAGCTGCCGCCAATCAAATCATGAGTAGCACCGCTGCCAGTCCCTCACAGACTGCAACAACTGTTACGCTTGTCAATGCTCCAGAGGTCAAGCCAGTTATTGTCCTCAATGGTGACATTGTCACTACTAGCATTCAGCCAGCGACCATCGTACCGTCTCCATCGTTTATCTcttcaccatgtttcactgaaaCAGCCTCTGCATCTTCTGCTCTCGGCTCATCTGGCAGCACAGACCTGGGCTCGTCGGCCTACAAAAGCCGAAAAGGTCCGTCTTTCACGTCAGGTGTCACACCTTTCTGCCTCGGTACGACCCCACTTAGCCACACTCAGAACATCCTTGGCCTCTCTTCGTTCCCCACATTGTCTTCCTCTCACACCACTTCCAGTGCCGCTTCGCTATCTGCACCTGCGAGTGTGGGGACAGGGGGGCAGAACCAGAAAGGAAACAAGGAGCAAGGCAGCATCGGGTTGTTCCAGGAGGTCctgaagcagcaggaagagCAGGGCTACCTGGATCGGGTGGCTCGGCGCAGGGTGGAAGCCAGAGAGAAGAGGCGTGAGAGGAGGGAGGTGCGGATGTCAGAGTCTCTTGGAAGGATAGCCACGGCCTTGGAGCTGCTCTCCTCCAAGCAGGATACGGTCATTGCGCTGCTGCAAAGACTGGCAGATCGGAAATGATGAGTTTAAGGCAGAAACATGGTCATTTTGAACCTAGATTGAAATTTTCCTTTATGAAGACTTCTCCTTCTATTTTGTGAACAAGAACATTATCAAGAAGAGGTTTCGCTCATCAGAAACCTCGAGAgatcaatttgtgtttttatgtactTTCAGTTTGTTGCACTTACACTTCCAgttaaaagtttacatacactcgCCATCGAAGGGAATTCATTTTGGGCCTTTAAGGATGTATTTGAACCCCATGATAATATTTGGAGATACAGTGTGTTCCATTAGTGAGTTGAACCTAGAAATCATCAACAAGCTTCTGGCACAATTCTGGTTTGGTGTTGGACCATTCTTCCCAGCAGAGTCAATTGAGTTtgtttgaactggtttgtttCCTGCTGATGGACTTTAAACCATCGTCAAACATTTCCAGTAAGTTTAATGGTTACGGCTAACTAAGTAAATATTCCAAAACcagttttggtgtgtttttgggATCAATGTGCCATTGGAGCAAACACGATTGTGTCCAAGCTTTAACCACATGACCCTCGGCGTCAACAAGAACATGGTTAGGATGTTCAAGAAAGCCCAGGTGTTCAAAGCTCAATGAACTGAGAGGGTGTTGGCCAAGAAACAAACCCTAGCTATTAAATGGTCATCTTCAAGCCTGATGGAAATATCAAGCTGCCCACAAGAACAATCAAAATGCCTTCTGGTGAACTGTTAAATTGTCAGATTTAGCTGTTTATCAAAAATTCTGAGAATAATGTTAGAACAATCAGGCATCATGGTGACAGTATCAAACTGAGGGTTTGTTTGGCTTCCAGTCGTACAAAATGGATAAAACTTGGATACAGTTGGATGTTCCAACAGGACCATGGTCCCAACACACCAAAACTTAGCATTAAGCAAATATATTGGCACTGACCTCTTCCATATTAGAAATTGTGGTCTATTCCTTAAAACCCTCTAAAACAcaatctatttaaataaactcgGCTAGTTGTCGACCATCCAGCCCAGAATATGACAGAAGATTCTTGATAGCTGGAGAAAGTTTCTCAAAGTTTCTCTGCAACTGGCATTTTGTAGAGatgtaattatatatttaagattacatgtatattttttactttgtgtgaACTAgagaaaatctgcaataaattcTAACTTGGAACAGTTTGTTTGACTTGTGATCATTCCAGCCTAAAAGCAACAGCCATAATTACTGACATCCACTTCCATTTTTAGTGCAAATTTTTCACAGACTGCATGTCAAATAAGGGTTGTCTTTCAAGCGTTACGctgactttattttctaatcCATTTTCTATATGTGATTTTCTGTCCGGTGTCCTTTCCTTCTCTGTCCATCTTTATATCCTTCCTTCCTATTTGCCCTCATATTTCTACCCCTTTGTGTCTCTTACCTCGCTTCTGTCTCTGTCCTGTCCTTCACTCATGCACTTGTCATCTTCCATCCCTTCTGTCCTTGTGTCTTTCCTCCTTCACTTCTTCACTTCACTTCTCGTGTTTCtccttcctttgtttctttccttttgtcctTCCTCTATTCCCTAGGTTCTTTCATCGTTGTGTCCTTTCTTTTGGTTTATGCTGGCATCTtaattttttctggaaaaatatgtataaaccCTGATGGAGTAAACAGCTATTACAAATTACTGTGGGTAATTTGAGTATAAAGGGAAAAACAATTATAACttctaaatttgtatttttaattaggTGAATTTCTAAGTCTGCAGATGCTTACGGGATGCAGAGGTATACGTACTTCATAATTACCACTAGATGTCGCCAGAGAGCTGCTTTCTACAGAGAGTGATTCCAGCCTTTGATCCCTGTTATTATTCACTTGGCGAGTTTAAGTATCGGCTGTCACAGCGCCTCGCCTCACACCTGCTGGCTAAAGTTTACATTTCGTTTTACTCCTCTTAGTAAAAACCTCTATGATATATTTGGACTGGATGTTTAAAGCTGCTGCTATTTTCCAACCCAGAACTGATTTCTGCCATGGCTGCTGTCGGAAACCCTGACGCGGAACAGACCACAGGTAGGCGAAGTGTGAAAGTGTAGTACGGTCACTGGTTCTCAAGGAAATTCTTTACCAGGAAGAGATACCGGGAAATTATAACTAACGTGTTTATGGTGATGCAAACGAGCCCAAACAAGATGAATAACCACATCTTTGCTTAAAGGACAGCGCTACTTTAAGAGGAGTAACACATTTCAAACCTTAAACATTTCTAACAGAAACTTTAAGGTCGGATTAGGATCTGAATAACAAAACTCAACTCAGCTATGATCCAGAGTTAATCGTCACCCTGTATGATTGAGAtgtaaacttattttaattaaatatactGGATGTTTAAAGCTGCTGCTATTTTCCAACCCAGAACTGATTTCTGCCATGGCTGCTGTCAGAAACCCTGACACGGAACAGACCacaggtatatatatatatatatatatatatatatatatatatatatatatatatatatatatatatatatatatatatatatatatctgtatatatTAAGACCTTGAAGCAAAACCAAATTAACCTTTGAAAtctttcatatatatatatatatatatatatatatatatatatatatatatatatatatatatatatatatatatatatatatatatatatatatatatatatatatatatatatatatatatatataaactcaatttaatttaaagatttcaaAGGTTAATTTCTCATGGTTTTGCTTCAAGGTCTTGCAGGAATATATATGTGTACaggtaaaaaaagaagtattCACTCTTTAATTAGACAAACTCAATTGTATTTGTGAACTCAATTCAGattaaaaattcaattcaaaattgctttatttaaaacaaaggcaAGCTAAATGTTGTCCTAATGTATATAATCCAAGCATCTTCAAAGAATCAT from the Gambusia affinis linkage group LG19, SWU_Gaff_1.0, whole genome shotgun sequence genome contains:
- the LOC122822248 gene encoding uncharacterized protein LOC122822248; protein product: MDANLHGGGAAMHVKTEAGDESSSALGLGSRESPAPCGDAACRAGAGAGGGAQQTAEELTDSELQANTSAPSVLLYPVSTDRFFTSSSDGKTYLKIAPAAVLPPAPSDKTLSSGSDFSSKAVLCLIEAVGRRWGLYETRERSQLFQSVQEEMASKGHILPVEKIRRKWNNLIVTYKRVKDRSRETGHAKTSWEFFDLMDATLCDTIGSQIVSNKRNKGSSTASSLAIPSTKIPAKPAQLPQPTTIIRPNGDFAGTGGLDTASLGAAANQIMSSTAASPSQTATTVTLVNAPEVKPVIVLNGDIVTTSIQPATIVPSPSFISSPCFTETASASSALGSSGSTDLGSSAYKSRKGPSFTSGVTPFCLGTTPLSHTQNILGLSSFPTLSSSHTTSSAASLSAPASVGTGGQNQKGNKEQGSIGLFQEVLKQQEEQGYLDRVARRRVEAREKRRERREVRMSESLGRIATALELLSSKQDTVIALLQRLADRK